A genomic window from Scomber scombrus chromosome 18, fScoSco1.1, whole genome shotgun sequence includes:
- the LOC134000172 gene encoding galectin-2-like, whose product MSMKLELNNVELKAGDQLKIKGLIHHDADRFQIDLGCDAEDLALHFNPRFHDDTDGAVVVCNSKTDGCWGDEKREIHNPLHRGADFKIVLKHAGDMFEVELPDGQEVQFQNRVGMDVISYIRITGDLKLTSFKIC is encoded by the exons ATGAGCATG AAACTTGAATTGAACAATGTGGAGCTGAAAGCTGGAGATCAGCTGAAAATAAAGGGGCTAATTCACCATGATGCTGATAG ATTCCAGATCGACCTCGGCTGTGATGCAGAGGACCTGGCTCTGCACTTCAACCCTCGTTTCCATGACGACACTGATGGAGCTGTTGTCGTGTGCAACTCGAAGACTGATGGTTGCTGGGGCGACGAGAAAAGGGAAATACACAACCCCCTACACAGGGGCGCAGATTTCAAG aTTGTGTTGAAACATGCTGGAGACATGTTTGAAGTGGAGCTTCCTGATGGACAGGAAGTCCAGTTCCAAAACCGTGTTGGCATGGACGTCATCAGCTACATCAGAATCACAGGAGACCTCAAACTGACTTCCTTCAAGATCTGCTGA
- the LOC134000032 gene encoding LOW QUALITY PROTEIN: interferon-induced very large GTPase 1-like (The sequence of the model RefSeq protein was modified relative to this genomic sequence to represent the inferred CDS: inserted 7 bases in 4 codons; deleted 2 bases in 1 codon): protein MDKNGNKEEQLVVTERHQTGIKTLLSRLHLQDKYEQKLTPADILKIRPPVKQHHDISEKDVAHTFLQRLMMLDYRARYIPVKQESPEGSHSVCVQVVNTVDTKDNELVALFSTSVDSDQPKQSHVHPMDVQMAVFHCSDSFLKQNMITKLSQCQYALPLLVPDPVTMEIECPLWTFRQIMKSWKITPTEDHSNIVPMKSMHIYKAETPMVSFFRLGSLSLSKSQLMNTLINDRHSTFFHRNYPGNTKSRHLMEGVAEIAWYCPAGKPNDAFTDCIAFCNLHGDALTIEKXILMEKSSVNVVLLPTLERGDKSWTVVSALLNSPKPFICLIVDDDCGAAEMKKGKYKMGLKDKGWADVCEELKGIIGKILSGPHTSFRLETMAEVSGIKVDEDDIVCRKGKTAAMKIVDLLRGMDVSKIKDKYLPCQGQLWHDWCKINKEQYRLKGNIEMEKCRKQEEMKKKRQEQCSASCSELMRLFIESLSSLPSKEKEYFLKWIQILLDALSTDDLSSILQNYDEKWYEVLDLKKKHDKSDQLTSKQTELEEISQKLQSATFGLEHIFREXKSLQEQTEMEETDWSKYPELAAELMISGHPMELMDGDAGHVPLTWISSLLDEVIEKLGDQRVFVLSVLGVQSSGKSTMLNAMFGLEFAVSAGRCTKGAFMQLVKVSEEKKKDFKFDYVLVVDTEGLRALELAGNATLHHDNELATFVVGLGNMTLINIFGENPADMQDVLQIVVQAFMRMKKVKLSPTCVFVHQNVSDIGAAEKNMDGKRRLQEKLDQMAKLAAKEEVCDAECFNDIIKFDVQKDVKYFAQLWEGSPPMAPPDYSESIQDLKNIILSKASQSAGTTLSQFKSNINDLWDALLNENFVFSFKNTHEIAVYRKLXQYGNWTWALRSYMLTIENQLHTRIENGKLDKIELNDLHKEMSKTYGEVKKDMKKYFDDDRDKEMLVQWRGRVESKIKEFHDEQVRGVKRKLDEVIQQKKACKKMDDKKTEFENKLLQKSKELAHQLKDKAKDEKELQKQFNNVWRVWVTELTGHTKPIEDIKLEDDLLTILQSIGIEGSLINDSKINGSYKNISKIGDYGHYVIRKKNQNVLMKVIEAAKTIFEGPFPHEEQKQIRTLIEDVEKQSLHNIKSKPVATRGYSPTYLQEVTKNVKEKVTEFESKRKYALKKEFTLHLLLYVFDKAGSWISESHNKFKMNNDAVTFVESKKMQYYNIFRSFCKGNSSAVVLGELICEKLKVSTVKSVCNKKAIDLAGEIRCSFPAFNGNRLNLEKHVLTSLAEKEDFDGFINYIRHPRSQAECFIKXKVEKYIFTDNKAKAKKILKKNVEDINKLVSQALFDATEKVKTQRGNTDMWLKEFSSLLKDVHLKMTFDTISSENFSDINKFDFLAEEIEKGLPSIIKELSSLSLDKMKEFRLKPDQILIDQQLNCCWVKCPFCAAVCTNTIKDHSPEDNSVPFHRPSGINGWHKRNTVELCINFCTTNVASDRSFYPHHDSDESIPYKVYRTGGLEYANWRITPDESKLTYWKWFVCQFQKQLEDHYNYKFQGRGEIPKEWKTYSKEEAIKSLDEMCPTVVNRCNRRNSLHSNIDF from the exons ATGGATAAGAATGGAAACAAGGAGGAG CAGTTGGTTGTTACGGAGCGACATCAAACAGGAATTAAAACACTGCTCAGCAGACTTCACCTTCAAgacaaatatgaacaaaagTTGACACCTGCTGACATTCTTAAAATAAGACCACCTGTAAAACAGCACCATGACATCTCTGAGAAAGATGTAGCTCACACTTTTCTTCAAAGGTTGATGATGTTAGACTACAGAGCCAGATATATTCCTGTAAAACAAGAAAGCCCTGAGGGGAGccattcagtgtgtgttcaaGTGGTTAACACTGTTGACACAAAAGACAATGAATTAGTTGCTCTTTTTAGTACCAGTGTAGACTCTGATCAGCCAAAACAGTCTCATGTGCATCCAATGGATGTTCAAATGGCAGTATTTCACTGCTCAGACAGCTTTCTGAAGCAGAACATGATCACAAAGCTATCCCAGTGTCAGTACGCCTTACCTTTGCTTGTTCCTGACCCAGTCACAATGGAGATTGAGTGTCCTCTGTGGACATTCAGACAAATAATGAAAAGCTGGAAGATAACTCCAACTGAAGATCATTCAAACATTGTCCCCATGAAGAGTATGCACATTTACAAAGCTGAGACGCCCATGGTGTCATTTTTCCGTCTTGGTTCACTGTCACTGTCTAAATCTCAGCTGATGAACACTTTGATCAACGACCGTCACAGCACCTTCTTCCACAGAAACTATCCAGGAAACACGAAATCTCGCCATTTGATGGAAGGTGTAGCAGAGATTGCCTGGTACTGCCCTGCTGGGAAACCCAATGATGCCTTCACTGACTGCATTGCCTTCTGTAATCTTCATGGTGATGCTCTGACgattgaaaa aatactgatggAAAAATCTTCAGTCAATGTTGTTCTGTTACCAACTCTGGAGAGAGGTGACAAAAGTTGGACAGTTGTCTCAGCCCTTCTTAACTCTCCAAAACCTTTCATTTGTCTCATTGTTGATGATGATTGTGGTGCAGCTGAgatgaaaaagggaaaatacaAAATGGGTCTGAAAGACAAAGGCTGGGCAGATGTTTGTGAAGAACTGAAAGGAATCATTGGAAAAATCTTGTCTGGACCACATACATCCTTCCGACTAGAAACCATGGCTGAGGTCTCTGGAATCAAAGTGGATGAAGATGACATAGTTTGCCGAAAAGGAAAAACTGCTGCTATGAAAATAGTGGATTTACTTCGAGGGATGGATGTTTCAAAGATCAAAGATAAATATCTCCCTTGTCAAGGCCAACTGTGGCATGATTGGTGCAAAATAAACAAGGAACAGTATCGCCTCAAAGGGAACATTGAGATGGAGAAATGTAGAAAACAagaggaaatgaagaaaaaacgtCAAGAACAATGTTCTGCTTCCTGTAGTGAACTGATGAGGTTGTTCATTGAAAGCCTCTCATCTCTgccatcaaaagaaaaagagtacTTCCTGAAATGGATTCAGATCTTACTGGATGCACTCTCCACAGATGATCTGTCCTCAATTCTCCAAAACTATGATGAGAAGTGGTATGAAGTCTTGGATTTGAAGAAGAAGCATGATAAATCTGATCAGCTAACAAGTAAGCAAACTGAGCTTGAGGAAATATCACAAAAACTGCAGTCAGCTACTTTTGGCTTAGAGCACATCTTTAGAG ATAAATCTCTGCAGGAACAAACAGAGATGGAAGAGACTGACTGGTCTAAATACCCTGAGCTGGCTGCAGAGCTGATGATATCAGGACACCCAATGGAGCTGATGGATGGTGATGCAGGTCATGTGCCTTTAACATGGATCTCTAGTCTTTTAGATGAAGTCATCGAGAAACTGGGAGATCAGAGAGTTTTTGTTCTGTCAGTTTTGGGTGTGCAAAGCAGTGGAAAATCCACCATGCTGAATGCCATGTTTGGATTAGAGTTTGCAGTAAGTGCTGGCAGGTGCACCAAGGGTGCCTTCATGCAGCTGGTCAAAGTgtcagaggagaagaagaaagacttTAAGTTTGACTATGTTCTAGTGGTGGACACTGAAGGACTGCGTGCTCTTGAGCTGGCAGGTAACGCCACTCTTCACCACGACAATGAACTGGCAACATTTGTTGTTGGTCTGGGAAACATGACATTGATCAACATCTTTGGAGAGAATCCAGCTGACATGCAAGATGTGCTGCAGATTGTTGTTCAGGCCTTCATGAGGATGAAGAAAGTTAAACTTTCTCcaacttgtgtgtttgttcaccAGAATGTTTCAGATATTGgagctgcagagaaaaacaTGGATGGAAAGAGACGACTGCAAGAAAAACTGGACCAGATGGCAAAACTAGCTGCCAAAGAGGAGGTTTGTGATGCTGAATGCTTCAATGACATCATTAAATTTGATGTGCAGAAAGACGTGAAATACTTTGCCCAACTGTGGGAGGGAAGTCCACCCATGGCTCCTCCAGATTATAGTGAGAGCATCCAGGATTTAAAGAACATCATCCTCTCTAAAGCTTCACAGTCTGCTGGTACAACTCTGTCACAGTTCAAGAGCAACATAAACGACCTGTGGGATGCCCTTCTGaatgaaaactttgttttcagtttcaaaaacacacatgaaattGCAGTGTACAGAAAACT CCAGTATGGGAACTGGACCTGGGCCCTGAGGAGCTACATGTTGACCATAGAGAACCAGCTTCATACCAGGATTGAAAATGGAAAACTTGATAAAATTGAACTCAATGATCTTCATaaagaaatgagcaaaacatatggagaagtaaaaaaagacatgaagaaGTACTTTGATGatgacagagacaaagaaatgtTGGTTCAGTGGCGAGGCCGAGTTGAAAGCAAAATCAAAGAGTTTCATGATGAACAGGTGAGAGGAGTTAAAAGAAAACTGGATGAGGTCATCCAGCAGAAGAAGGCTTGTAAAAAGATGGATGACAAGAAGACAGAGTTTGAGAACAAGCTGCTACAAAAGAGCAAAGAGCTCGCTCATCAGTTAAAAGACAAGGCCAAAGATGAAAAGGAACTCCAAAAGCAGTTCAACAATGTTTGGAGAGTCTGGGTTACTGAATTAACTGGACACACAAAACCTATTGAGGACATCAAGTTGGAAGACGACCTTTTAACTATCCTGCAAAGTATTGGTATTGAAGGGTCTCTAATAAATGATTCAAAAATCAATGGCAGCTACAAAAACATATCAAAGATTGGGGATTATGGTCATTATGTAATCCGAAAGAAGAACCAAAATGTGTTGATGAAAGTCATTGAAGCAGCCAAAACCATCTTTGAGGGGCCTTTTCCACACgaagaacaaaaacagatcAGAACCCTCATTGAAGATGTTGAAAAACAGTCTCTTCATAACATTAAGAGCAAACCTGTAGCAACAAGAGGCTACAGTCCAACTTACTTGCAAGAAGTCACCAAAAACGTCaaagaaaaagtgacagaatTTGAATCAAAGAGGAAATATGCTCTGAAGAAGGAGTTTACACTTCATCTCTTACTATATGTTTTTGACAAGGCAGGAAGTTGGATTTCAGAGTCCCAcaacaaattcaaaatgaaCAACGATGCTGTAACTTTTGTAGAAAGCAAGAAAATGCAGTATTACAACATTTTCAGAAGTTTCTGCAAAGGAAATTCATCTGCTGTTGTGCTTGGAGAACTGATCTGTGAAAAACTGAAAGTTTCCACTGTTAAATCTGTCTGTAACAAAAAAGCCATTGATCTTGCTGGAGAGATAAGGTGCAGTTTCCCAGCATTCAATGGGAACAGGTTGAACTTGGAGAAACATGTGTTGACATCACTGGCAGAGAAAGAAGACTTTGATGGTTTCATCAACTACATCCGACACCCAAGGAGCCAAGCAGAgtgtttcataaa aaaagtagagaaatATATCTTCACAGACAACAAAGCTAAAGCAAAGAAAATACTCAAGAAAAATGTTGAAGACATCAATAAACTTGTGAGTCAAGCTTTGTTTGATGCAACAGAGAAAGTCAAAACtcagagaggaaacacagacaTGTGGCTGAAGGAATTTTCCAGTTTGCTAAAAGATGTGCATTTG AAGATGACATTTGACACCATTAGTTCTGAAAATTTCAGTGACATAAACAAATTTGACTTTCTTGCAGAAGAAATAGAGAAAGGACTTCCATCCATCATTAAAGAGTTGAGCAGCCTCTCATTGGATAAGATGAAGGAATTCAGGCTGAAGCCAGATCAAATCCTCATCGATCAGCAGTTGAACTGCTGCTGGGTAAAGTGTCCATTCTGTGCAGCTGTTTGTACAAACACCATCAAAGATCACAGTCCTGAAGATAACAGCGTGCCTTTTCATCGACCCTCTGGGATCAATGGATGGCATAAGAGAAACACAGTGGAGCTGTGCATCAATTTCTGCACAACAAATGTTGCAAGTGATCGCAGTTTTTACCCTCATCATGATTCAGATGAGTCCATTCCCTATAAAGTGTACCGCACTGGTGGCTTAGAATATGCTAACTGGAGAATTACTCCTGATGAGTCTAAGCTGACGTACTGGAAATGGTTTGTATGTCAATTTCAAAAGCAGCTGGAAGACCACTATAACTATAAATTCCAGGGCAGAGGGGAAATTCCCAAAGAGTGGAAAACATACTCTAAAGAAGAAGCTATTAAAAGTCTAGATGAAATGTGTCCAACTGTGGTCAATAGATGTAATAGGAGAAACTCATTGCATTCAAATATTGATTTCTGA